One Choristoneura fumiferana chromosome 25, NRCan_CFum_1, whole genome shotgun sequence genomic region harbors:
- the LOC141442263 gene encoding uncharacterized protein → MLLTVIVCSFLAGCFAAPEDNYEIVLKEDFFKDDYLLYTGEHDIVRIFVPLNQFNGEREPYTLFFVEGDYKDDEVMSKGLYVFNRGNVTKLLDNGRDGIETKMNTIYFGAEDGIYKYDSAIKAATKHGNVTDSISQLAYNNKTDSIYYLTDDNEVYKLNEDATSSVKVTGLIDVQEMAFGFEGKLYYYDSDKVFYVVDFETGGSPKKITGLPANMKEVVLMPPARGSEQGVMLYADKTMYIIKGDQNIVWSHERIEVSLTALAPQPGLVHFYAKDKKLYAFSFRVFMLGGVIHRIEEAAN, encoded by the coding sequence ATGCTGCTAACTGTCATTGTTTGCTCATTCCTGGCAGGCTGCTTTGCAGCCCCTGAAGATAATTATGAGATTGTACTgaaagaagattttttcaaagatgACTATCTGCTTTACACTGGTGAACATGACATCGTCCGAATATTTGTCCCATTAAACCAATTCAATGGCGAAAGAGAACCGTATACTCTATTCTTCGTTGAAGGTGATTATAAAGACGACGAGGTCATGAGTAAAGGATTATATGTGTTCAATAGAGGTAACGTTACTAAGTTACTTGATAACGGCAGAGACGGTATAGAAACTAAAATGAACACAATTTACTTTGGAGCTGAAGACGGCATTTACAAGTACGATAGTGCAATTAAGGCAGCAACAAAGCATGGCAATGTCACTGATAGTATTAGTCAATTGGCATATAATAACAAAACCGATTCGATTTACTATTTAACCGATGATAATGAAGTCTACAAACTCAACGAAGATGCGACGTCCAGCGTTAAAGTAACGGGTCTGATAGACGTTCAAGAAATGGCTTTTGGTTTTGAAGGCAAATTGTACTACTATGATTCTGATAAAGTATTCTATGTAGTTGATTTCGAAACGGGAGGCAGCCCGAAAAAAATAACAGGTTTACCTGCGAATATGAAAGAAGTCGTATTGATGCCTCCAGCCCGTGGCAGTGAACAAGGTGTTATGTTGTATGCTGACAAAACAATGTATATTATAAAAGGCGATCAGAATATTGTATGGTCGCACGAAAGAATAGAAGTTTCTCTAACAGCACTGGCACCGCAACCTGGTTTGGTCCACTTTTACGCTAAAGATAAAAAACTCTATGCATTTAGTTTCCGGGTTTTCATGTTAGGTGGCGTTATTCATCGTATTGAAGAAGCAGCTAATTAA
- the LOC141442453 gene encoding uncharacterized protein: protein MLLKFIACIFLAGCSAAPPNEPYLVIKESFFKSKYLLYTGKHDIVRIFVPLHQFKLDIGPSVAVDQDSSGSSSSSEETKPPFTLFFVEGDYKNDEVINKGLYIFTKGKATKLLENGRDAVATQANTIYLGGKDGIYKYDNATNTATKHGTVTDSIIQFAYNNKTDSIYYLTDDNEVYKLNEDATASVKVPGLTDVQQIAIGYEGSLYYNSAKEFYVVKLKDGGVPRKVTGLPENWNKIVLAAPFYETEVGVLLYVDNDLYILEEVHSRKGPIRTEAIVTAQSSQYTFFHFFGKDKKMYVFHDMELFYLYRNPVSDLI, encoded by the coding sequence ATGCTGCTAAAGTTCATTGCCTGCATATTCTTGGCGGGCTGCTCTGCAGCACCTCCAAACGAACCTTACCTAGTTATTAAAGAAAGCTTTTTCAAAAGCAAGTACCTGCTCTACACCGGAAAACATGACATCGTCAGAATATTTGTTCCATTACACCAATTTAAATTGGATATTGGACCATCAGTAGCTGTCGACCAGGACAGCAGCGGCAGCAGCAGTAGCAGTGAGGAAACCAAGCCCCCATTTACACTGTTCTTCGTTGAAGGTGATTATAAAAATGACGAGGTAATAAACAAAGGATTGTATATATTTACTAAAGGTAAAGCTACTAAGTTACTCGAAAATGGCAGAGACGCTGTAGCAACTCAAGCGAACACAATTTACTTAGGAGGTAAAGATGGTATTTACAAGTACGATAACGCGACTAATACAGCAACGAAGCATGGCACCGTCACTGATAGTATTATTCAGTttgcttataataataaaaccgattcgatttattatttaactgaCGATAATGAAGTCTATAAACTCAACGAAGATGCGACAGCCAGCGTCAAAGTACCAGGTTTAACAGACGTTCAACAAATTGCTATTGGCTATGAAGGCTCGTTGTATTACAATTCTGCTAAGGAATTTTATGTTGTTAAATTAAAAGATGGAGGTGTTCCAAGAAAGGTAACAGGTTTACCAGAAAATTGGAATAAGATTGTGTTGGCGGCACCATTCTACGAAACTGAAGTTGGTGTTCTCTTGTATGTTGATAATGACCTTTACATTTTGGAAGAAGTGCACTCTCGAAAGGGACCGATAAGAACAGAAGCCATTGTAACCGCGCAATCATCACAATACACTTTCTTTCATTTTTTCGGTAAAGACAAGAAAATGTACGTATTCCATGATATGGAATTATTCTATCTGTATCGAAATCCTGTTTCTGATTtgatttaa